The proteins below are encoded in one region of Arenibacter algicola:
- a CDS encoding glycoside hydrolase family 31 protein, with amino-acid sequence MKDTFLIFLCFLFLVLTGSNAQTAIGNFEKIISENGNELNLATDKATVKIKFCTPSIVRFRTSWNNKFEANEPWMVTQYNWDNVAYHLIETKSSLQISTRDLRLDIQKQPFAIQIFDKQGNLLSSEVTTKSGTQYGSYNNHEVVGSVKNLAADEHFFGFGERMDFLDRRGKKLRLNVGRGIGLPHIVGAYNVLEANYCPVPFFMSTKGYGVFFHNAHPTTWDMGLSNPETYTFEAEGGELDYYFIYGPTFSNILDGYTSITGKSPLLPKFALGLQVGTYSGGTWGYESETSTNYVVDLVKKFRDLKIPLDVLHLDSTWRIFGENGGKGATSFEWRETFEEPEKMFSDLYDLNLNMVGVHLRPRFDNGKTLRLLDAAREKGFVYPEEDNPGEFVNFFDQKAVDWWWENGVKRVADQGAMFLKTDEGSAFGHMANESDKTGPQGKEIKALHNVFPLAYAKAPYEKFQEFNNIRGMNHTREGYAGIQRYPFIFAGDWPSEWQYFEPVIKAGLNIGLSGVGNWAHCMGGFEHVADPELYIRWCQFGLLSPIAHLFGMEHPNYKEPWNYGEEALRIFKQYDELRYSLLPYLYSTSYELHTTGKPIMRALVLDYQNDKNVYGITDQYLLGKNLMICPVTTKGAQTRVVYLPEGKWINYWTNQVYEGKLYVSVLSPLDQIPIFIKAGAIIPTQEVLNFVGEKEINNINLDIYPNDHSNFLLYDDDGESMEYLNGKYAETLIEVFDNDLQTEIKVNAPKGPYNMKSRTYSIKVQTQHRPKEILINNEKADPKQKDNMTFENNILFLRLSSKNRETTIILKK; translated from the coding sequence ATGAAAGATACTTTTCTGATTTTCCTCTGTTTTTTGTTTTTAGTATTAACTGGTTCCAATGCTCAAACCGCAATTGGTAATTTTGAAAAAATAATTTCAGAAAATGGCAATGAGCTAAATCTTGCCACTGATAAAGCAACGGTAAAAATTAAATTCTGTACCCCTTCTATTGTGAGGTTTAGGACCAGTTGGAACAATAAATTTGAAGCCAATGAACCTTGGATGGTTACCCAGTATAACTGGGATAACGTTGCCTACCATTTAATTGAAACCAAAAGTTCCCTTCAAATTTCAACCCGTGATTTACGCCTTGACATTCAAAAGCAACCTTTTGCCATACAAATTTTTGACAAGCAAGGAAACTTGCTGTCATCAGAGGTAACGACAAAATCCGGTACCCAATATGGTTCATATAATAATCATGAAGTAGTTGGTTCCGTAAAGAATTTAGCCGCCGATGAACATTTTTTTGGTTTTGGAGAGCGAATGGATTTTTTGGATAGAAGGGGCAAAAAGCTTAGACTCAATGTAGGCAGGGGAATTGGTTTGCCACATATAGTTGGTGCCTATAATGTTTTGGAAGCCAATTATTGTCCAGTACCTTTTTTTATGAGCACCAAGGGTTATGGCGTGTTTTTTCACAATGCGCACCCTACAACCTGGGACATGGGTTTAAGCAATCCCGAAACTTATACCTTTGAAGCTGAGGGCGGTGAGTTGGATTACTATTTTATATATGGCCCAACTTTTTCAAACATTTTGGACGGATATACTTCCATAACGGGGAAATCGCCGTTACTGCCAAAGTTCGCATTGGGGCTTCAAGTTGGCACCTATAGTGGGGGAACATGGGGGTATGAGTCGGAAACTTCAACAAACTATGTGGTGGATCTCGTCAAAAAATTCAGGGACTTGAAGATTCCTTTAGATGTATTGCATTTGGATTCCACCTGGAGAATATTCGGTGAAAACGGGGGAAAAGGGGCTACCTCTTTTGAGTGGAGGGAAACCTTTGAAGAGCCTGAAAAAATGTTTTCAGATCTGTATGATCTAAACCTCAACATGGTGGGCGTTCATTTGAGACCACGATTCGACAATGGAAAAACATTACGGCTATTGGACGCGGCCCGCGAAAAAGGCTTTGTATATCCCGAGGAGGACAATCCGGGTGAATTTGTTAACTTTTTTGACCAGAAAGCGGTTGATTGGTGGTGGGAAAATGGGGTAAAACGAGTAGCTGATCAAGGTGCCATGTTCTTAAAGACAGACGAAGGAAGTGCCTTTGGCCATATGGCCAATGAAAGTGATAAAACTGGACCACAAGGGAAAGAAATTAAGGCCCTGCACAATGTATTTCCATTGGCCTACGCCAAGGCTCCATATGAAAAGTTTCAGGAATTCAATAATATTCGTGGTATGAACCACACCCGCGAAGGTTACGCCGGAATTCAACGTTACCCCTTTATTTTTGCAGGAGATTGGCCCAGTGAGTGGCAATATTTTGAACCGGTTATCAAAGCAGGATTAAATATTGGGCTTTCAGGGGTAGGCAATTGGGCTCACTGTATGGGCGGCTTTGAACATGTGGCGGATCCAGAATTATACATTCGATGGTGCCAATTTGGGCTCTTAAGTCCCATAGCACATTTGTTCGGGATGGAACACCCCAATTACAAGGAACCTTGGAATTATGGCGAGGAGGCACTTCGGATATTTAAACAATATGATGAGTTGAGATACAGCCTTCTTCCCTACCTGTACAGCACATCTTATGAACTGCACACTACTGGAAAACCTATTATGAGAGCCTTGGTACTCGACTATCAAAACGACAAAAACGTATATGGGATTACCGATCAGTACTTGTTGGGCAAAAATCTAATGATATGCCCCGTTACGACAAAAGGAGCCCAGACCAGGGTAGTATATCTTCCTGAAGGCAAATGGATCAATTATTGGACCAACCAAGTTTATGAAGGAAAATTATATGTAAGTGTACTTAGTCCATTGGATCAAATTCCAATTTTCATTAAGGCAGGAGCCATAATCCCTACCCAAGAAGTGCTAAATTTTGTTGGGGAAAAGGAAATAAACAATATCAATCTTGATATATATCCTAATGACCATAGCAATTTTCTGCTTTATGATGATGACGGGGAAAGCATGGAATATTTGAACGGAAAGTATGCCGAGACCCTAATTGAGGTATTTGACAACGATTTGCAAACCGAAATTAAAGTGAATGCTCCAAAAGGACCCTACAATATGAAAAGTCGGACCTATTCCATTAAAGTACAGACACAGCATCGGCCCAAAGAAATTTTGATTAACAACGAGAAAGCAGATCCAAAACAAAAGGACAATATGACTTTTGAGAACAATATTCTTTTTTTGAGGCTATCCTCTAAAAACAGGGAAACAACAATAATTCTTAAAAAGTAA
- a CDS encoding rhamnogalacturonan acetylesterase, giving the protein MKYLIVCFFAFSVLMHSQEKSTLFLIGDSTMADKPDPEHNPERGWGQMLPHLLDGAVHIRNHAVNGRSSRSFISEGRWQKVLDAIKPKDYVFIQFGHNDQKQQDSTRYTNPHTQYRYNLERFVEETRHKGAFPILLSSISRRNFNENGVLIDTHGAYPLVTRMVAKDLKVPFIDLQLLTEQMEISYGVEGSKKLHLHFAPGENAHRPDGIEDNTHLSVTGATLVAQMALDEMERQHIKF; this is encoded by the coding sequence ATGAAATACCTTATAGTTTGTTTTTTCGCCTTTAGTGTTTTGATGCATTCCCAAGAAAAATCTACCTTATTCCTCATTGGGGATTCTACCATGGCCGATAAACCTGACCCTGAACACAATCCAGAGCGCGGTTGGGGGCAGATGCTGCCCCACTTATTGGACGGTGCTGTCCATATACGAAACCACGCCGTAAATGGCAGGAGCAGTCGTAGCTTTATTTCAGAAGGGCGGTGGCAAAAAGTATTGGATGCCATAAAACCTAAAGACTATGTATTTATCCAATTTGGCCATAATGACCAAAAGCAACAAGATTCAACCCGATATACCAACCCGCATACCCAATACCGTTATAACCTCGAACGCTTTGTAGAGGAAACTAGGCATAAAGGGGCATTCCCTATTCTTTTAAGTTCCATTAGCAGACGAAATTTTAATGAAAACGGTGTATTGATAGACACCCATGGAGCCTATCCTTTGGTAACTAGAATGGTTGCCAAGGATTTAAAAGTGCCTTTTATAGATTTACAATTATTGACCGAACAAATGGAAATATCCTATGGTGTTGAAGGTTCTAAAAAACTCCATCTACATTTTGCCCCTGGGGAAAATGCGCATAGGCCAGATGGCATTGAGGACAATACACACCTATCGGTAACTGGTGCAACCTTGGTTGCCCAAATGGCCCTTGATGAAATGGAAAGGCAACATATAAAATTCTAA
- a CDS encoding glycoside hydrolase family 88/105 protein produces MKKQLLLICLAAITLQSMFAQISDKAKVLEQMQLANDYFMNKWPDVGKTIITNKERPSNIWTRGVYYEGLMALHEIYPKEAYYDYAYDWAEFHGWGFRNGNANRNADDYCAAQTYIDLYNLEPDPKKLKNTKACINMLLNTPQLDDWSWIDAIQMGMPVFAKLGVLEKDNRYFEKMYGMYVYTRNKHGDNGLFNPTDGLWWRDADFDPPYAEPNGEDCYWSRGNGWVIAALAKVLSIIPNDAPHRDQYIKDLKSMAEALVPIQRKDGFWNVSLHDPKNYGGKELSGTALFIYAMTYGVNNGILDKKTYLPVIEKGWKAMTEEGMHTNGFLGYLQSTGKEPKDGQPLSYDKVPDFEDYGLGCFLLAGSEIYKMKI; encoded by the coding sequence ATGAAAAAGCAACTGTTATTAATATGTTTAGCGGCCATAACATTACAATCGATGTTTGCCCAGATTTCCGATAAGGCCAAAGTATTGGAGCAAATGCAATTGGCCAATGATTATTTTATGAATAAATGGCCAGATGTAGGCAAAACGATCATAACCAATAAGGAACGCCCAAGCAATATTTGGACACGGGGAGTATATTATGAAGGCCTTATGGCATTACATGAAATTTATCCTAAGGAAGCCTATTACGATTATGCCTATGATTGGGCGGAATTTCACGGATGGGGTTTTAGAAATGGCAATGCCAATCGCAACGCGGATGATTACTGTGCTGCCCAGACCTATATAGATCTGTACAATTTGGAGCCGGACCCCAAAAAATTGAAGAACACCAAGGCCTGTATTAATATGCTGCTGAACACCCCGCAATTGGACGATTGGTCTTGGATAGATGCCATTCAAATGGGAATGCCCGTTTTTGCTAAATTGGGCGTTTTGGAGAAGGACAACCGATACTTTGAGAAAATGTACGGGATGTATGTATATACCAGGAACAAGCACGGCGATAATGGACTTTTTAATCCCACAGATGGACTATGGTGGCGGGATGCGGATTTTGATCCACCTTATGCGGAACCCAATGGTGAAGATTGTTATTGGAGTAGAGGAAACGGATGGGTAATAGCGGCCTTGGCAAAAGTGTTAAGTATCATCCCTAATGATGCCCCCCATAGAGATCAGTATATTAAGGACCTGAAGTCCATGGCGGAAGCCTTGGTCCCTATTCAGAGAAAAGACGGATTTTGGAATGTAAGTTTGCATGACCCCAAGAATTATGGAGGAAAGGAGTTGTCGGGTACCGCCCTGTTTATTTATGCCATGACCTATGGTGTAAATAATGGCATTTTGGACAAAAAAACCTATCTTCCTGTTATAGAAAAAGGTTGGAAAGCTATGACTGAGGAAGGTATGCATACCAATGGATTTTTAGGATATCTGCAATCTACCGGAAAAGAACCAAAGGATGGTCAGCCACTGTCCTATGATAAGGTCCCTGATTTTGAGGACTATGGCCTTGGGTGTTTTTTATTGGCAGGCAGCGAAATATATAAAATGAAAATATGA
- a CDS encoding pectinesterase family protein — MLFSNKTFLLILLVMPFNGAQSTSPHDPWPKWIAYVEPYEVTVAKDGSGDYTTIQAAINASKAYPSPRVIIKVKAGIYKEKVHVYSWNPKVSLIGEDKNNTIITYDDYFDKIALGRNSTFHTPTLLVEGNDFYAANLTIENTAGPIGQAVALALSADRVLLENCNILGNQDTLYTSGEGFKQYLKNCFIEGTTDFIFGNATVVFEKCTIHSKSNSFITAASTPQGIGFGYVFLNCILTADQQATEVYLGRPWRTFAKTVFIECHMGNHILPIGWDNWSNTKAEKKSFYGEYNCDGPGYQPTTRVAWSHQLTKLQVKKYTLNNILAEKNPSLPTHWYLDSKID; from the coding sequence ATGCTATTTTCAAACAAAACCTTCCTTCTAATTTTACTAGTGATGCCATTTAATGGGGCACAATCTACTTCCCCGCATGACCCATGGCCAAAATGGATTGCCTATGTTGAACCTTATGAAGTTACGGTAGCCAAAGATGGCAGTGGTGATTATACAACGATTCAAGCCGCTATTAACGCGTCCAAGGCATACCCTTCCCCACGTGTAATCATAAAGGTAAAGGCGGGAATATATAAGGAAAAAGTCCATGTATACTCCTGGAACCCAAAAGTGTCCCTTATTGGAGAGGATAAAAATAACACCATAATTACTTATGACGACTATTTTGACAAAATAGCTCTGGGTAGAAACAGTACCTTCCATACGCCTACCCTTCTTGTGGAAGGGAACGATTTTTACGCTGCCAACCTAACTATAGAGAATACGGCCGGACCAATAGGCCAGGCTGTTGCCCTAGCTCTAAGTGCCGATAGGGTTTTGTTGGAAAACTGTAACATTTTGGGAAATCAGGATACCTTGTATACCTCTGGAGAAGGTTTTAAACAATATCTCAAAAACTGTTTTATAGAGGGAACCACCGATTTTATTTTTGGCAATGCCACGGTTGTTTTTGAAAAATGTACGATACATAGTAAATCCAACTCTTTTATCACAGCGGCCTCCACGCCCCAAGGCATAGGTTTCGGTTATGTCTTCCTAAATTGCATACTTACGGCTGATCAACAGGCCACAGAGGTCTATTTGGGACGGCCATGGAGAACCTTCGCCAAAACAGTTTTTATCGAATGTCACATGGGCAATCATATACTGCCCATTGGCTGGGACAATTGGTCCAATACAAAAGCGGAAAAAAAATCGTTTTATGGGGAATATAACTGTGATGGTCCGGGTTATCAACCTACCACAAGAGTCGCTTGGTCACACCAATTAACTAAATTGCAGGTAAAAAAGTATACCTTAAATAATATTCTGGCAGAAAAAAACCCTTCTTTGCCAACGCATTGGTATCTAGATTCCAAAATTGATTGA
- a CDS encoding LacI family DNA-binding transcriptional regulator translates to MKKKTTIYDIAAKLGLTAATVSRALNDNPKISKNTRQLVLDTAMEMNYEQNKVALALKSGKSYNVGVIVPRIDSNFFSSVIRGIEEELHPKGYHVIICQTNNQENIEIEKINSLLNVQVDGILMSISNANLEDNMGFNKLIRSKRTPLIFFDRKKDLKGVSSVTIDDFKGGYDATKHLIDQGCKRIAHLSNDRQFEIFNNRFLGYKQALLDNGIEFDESLVIETMSKVVEGRKSARALLDMDRPPDAIFSSSDFAALGALQEIKESGLEIPEDICIVGFSNEPFTKFMELTTISSVDQFPMEMGKVAAQVFLEEVSNTQDTKISKNIVLTPELIVRKSSLKHKEG, encoded by the coding sequence ATGAAAAAGAAAACCACCATTTACGACATTGCGGCCAAACTTGGTCTTACGGCTGCGACTGTGTCCAGGGCCTTAAACGACAATCCGAAGATCAGCAAAAATACCCGGCAGCTTGTTCTGGACACGGCTATGGAAATGAATTATGAACAGAATAAAGTAGCCTTGGCCTTAAAAAGTGGGAAAAGCTATAATGTTGGGGTAATTGTTCCCAGAATAGACAGCAATTTTTTTTCATCGGTTATCCGCGGTATTGAAGAAGAGTTGCATCCTAAGGGATATCATGTAATTATATGTCAGACCAATAATCAGGAAAATATAGAAATTGAAAAAATAAACTCGCTCTTAAATGTACAGGTAGATGGAATTTTAATGTCTATTTCCAACGCCAATTTGGAGGATAATATGGGCTTTAATAAGTTAATTAGAAGTAAAAGGACTCCTTTAATATTTTTTGATAGAAAAAAGGATTTAAAAGGGGTTAGCTCAGTGACCATAGATGATTTTAAGGGTGGCTATGATGCCACCAAGCACCTAATAGATCAAGGGTGCAAGCGTATAGCCCACCTGTCCAACGACCGACAGTTTGAAATTTTCAACAATAGGTTTTTAGGATATAAACAGGCCTTACTTGATAATGGTATTGAATTCGACGAAAGTCTGGTTATAGAAACCATGAGTAAGGTGGTGGAGGGCAGAAAATCCGCTAGGGCATTGCTGGATATGGACAGACCACCCGATGCTATTTTTTCTTCCAGTGATTTTGCGGCTTTAGGGGCTTTACAGGAAATAAAGGAGAGTGGACTTGAAATTCCGGAGGACATTTGTATTGTTGGATTTTCCAACGAACCATTTACCAAATTTATGGAATTGACCACTATATCTTCAGTAGACCAGTTTCCTATGGAAATGGGGAAAGTGGCGGCCCAAGTTTTTTTGGAAGAGGTAAGCAATACCCAGGACACCAAAATATCCAAAAATATAGTGCTTACCCCTGAATTGATTGTAAGAAAATCGTCCTTAAAACATAAAGAAGGTTGA
- a CDS encoding alpha/beta hydrolase, with amino-acid sequence MIRIKEVKLFTYLIILIFTFFGGLSVNAQEVVPVWPAAVPNSIEDKDYKELLTYDDAQEIRGVSKVTNPSLTAYLADENISSGTAVVICPGGGYSHLAINKEGYKVAKWFNSIGVSAFVLKYRLPSDLIMIDKTIGPLQDAQEALRMLRRNADKWKLNPNKIGIMGFSAGGHLASTLATHYGEEVYASDTISARPDFAILIYPVISMEDGITHNGSRKNLLGDNVSADLIDKYSNERQIDSKTPPTFLIHAVDDKAVPVENSINYLLGLKENTVPTEMHIYENGGHGFGLGREGTNTYWPESLKRWLIVSNFVQ; translated from the coding sequence ATGATCCGGATAAAGGAAGTAAAATTATTCACCTATTTAATAATTCTAATTTTTACTTTTTTTGGAGGATTATCGGTAAACGCCCAAGAAGTTGTTCCCGTTTGGCCCGCTGCAGTGCCAAATTCCATTGAGGATAAGGATTACAAAGAGCTGCTGACCTATGATGATGCCCAAGAAATTAGGGGAGTCAGTAAGGTTACCAACCCTAGCTTGACTGCTTATTTGGCCGATGAAAATATATCCAGTGGTACTGCCGTAGTTATTTGCCCAGGAGGAGGTTATTCCCATTTGGCCATCAATAAGGAGGGGTACAAAGTAGCTAAATGGTTTAATAGTATTGGAGTATCGGCATTCGTTTTAAAGTACAGGCTGCCTAGTGACCTTATTATGATAGACAAGACTATCGGGCCCCTTCAAGATGCACAAGAGGCTTTACGAATGCTAAGGCGGAATGCGGACAAATGGAAATTGAATCCCAACAAAATTGGCATAATGGGCTTTTCTGCCGGTGGCCATCTTGCTTCAACGCTTGCCACCCATTACGGGGAAGAGGTTTATGCATCCGATACCATAAGCGCCAGGCCGGATTTCGCTATTTTAATTTATCCGGTAATTTCAATGGAAGATGGTATTACGCACAATGGTTCCAGAAAAAATTTGTTGGGAGACAATGTCAGTGCTGATTTAATTGATAAATATTCCAATGAAAGACAAATAGATTCCAAAACACCTCCTACTTTTCTGATACATGCTGTGGATGATAAGGCTGTACCTGTAGAAAATAGTATTAATTACCTATTAGGGCTTAAGGAGAATACCGTGCCTACAGAAATGCATATATATGAAAATGGAGGCCATGGTTTTGGATTGGGTAGGGAAGGAACCAATACTTATTGGCCAGAGTCCCTTAAAAGGTGGTTGATAGTAAGTAATTTTGTGCAATAA
- a CDS encoding glycosyl hydrolase, protein MNSRSFNKTAVALIVFSFLVLMGYSQDYTGIVPKQTTTVKPFTRWWWMGSAVDTLNLKQNLIDLHNVGIGGVEIAPIYGVRGEEHNFIDYLSPKWMDMLDYTIRTADSLGMQVDLTLGTGWPYGGPQVTPEYAATKLIAQTYKVKRGVVFSEDIQVKDLKEKQPATLKYLLAYGNKGGYTDLTPLLKENSIKWKAKKEDYTIYAVFEGKTGQEVKRAAPGGSGFTLDHYSTNALKAYVESFNEALTGFEGRIRSIFNDSYEVYGTDYTPGFFEAFEKYRGYDLKPFLPLLLSKEDKEEGNRIKSDYRETLSDLLLLNFDNPWTDWAHSKNFKSRLQAHGSPGNLIDLYASADIPECETFGSMPYDIPGLRREMEDIRQGDADPVMLKFSSSAAHIAGKPLTSSETFTWLRDHFKTALSQCKPEVEDLFLNGVNHVFLHGTTYSPERAQWPGWKFYASVNFNPNLSLGEDEEQLFSYIANCQSFLQAGKPDNETLLYWPIHDVWNSYLDGNLFFQFKIHSLEEWLHNQPFYGTAQSLIKSGFGLDFISDRFIEKAHFGNGEIHLPGGSYKSLVVPTTEYMPLNTLKKLVDLKRQGAHIIFQNLPENVPGFNNYEAGNSEMRQLLSENKSLISPSGNIFSDLEMARVLPEKLVESGLKFIRRDLEGDKIYYLVNHTSNAIDQYIPINGIYKEVLIFDPNTSNYGKAIIEVKDVGTMVKVQLKPGETLFLKTGENSEYKDWEYFEAGEITYGISAPWKISFLRGGPVLPENDTISDLKSWTSLGKDAEEFSGTAKYELEFQNPDNTVQAWLLKLGEVRESAKIWVNGSYLGTLWANPFEINIGALHKGTNKITLEVTNLSANRIRAMELRGEEWKNFYEINMVDKDYKKFDATQWKPMPSGILGPVTLVPLKKN, encoded by the coding sequence ATGAACAGTAGGTCATTCAACAAAACGGCAGTTGCCTTAATAGTGTTTTCTTTCCTTGTTCTAATGGGGTACTCCCAAGATTACACCGGTATTGTACCCAAACAAACCACTACCGTAAAGCCCTTTACCCGCTGGTGGTGGATGGGCAGTGCTGTGGATACTTTAAATTTAAAACAGAATTTAATCGACTTGCACAATGTGGGTATAGGTGGGGTAGAAATTGCCCCCATATACGGGGTAAGAGGTGAGGAGCATAATTTTATAGATTACCTCTCTCCCAAATGGATGGACATGTTGGATTATACGATCCGCACTGCAGATAGTTTAGGGATGCAGGTAGATTTAACCTTGGGGACCGGATGGCCTTATGGTGGGCCACAGGTAACCCCTGAATATGCCGCAACCAAGCTGATTGCACAGACCTATAAGGTGAAAAGAGGCGTAGTTTTTTCCGAGGACATACAGGTCAAGGATCTTAAGGAAAAGCAACCCGCCACCTTAAAATATCTACTGGCCTATGGAAATAAAGGAGGGTATACAGACTTGACCCCTTTATTAAAAGAGAATTCAATAAAATGGAAGGCAAAAAAAGAAGACTACACCATATATGCCGTATTTGAGGGTAAAACAGGGCAGGAGGTAAAACGGGCAGCTCCAGGTGGAAGTGGTTTCACCCTTGATCATTATTCTACCAATGCTCTTAAGGCATATGTAGAATCTTTTAATGAAGCTTTAACTGGGTTTGAAGGTAGAATTCGCTCCATTTTTAATGATAGCTATGAAGTTTATGGGACCGATTATACACCTGGTTTTTTTGAAGCCTTTGAAAAGTATAGAGGTTACGATCTAAAACCCTTTCTTCCATTATTGTTGAGCAAGGAGGATAAAGAAGAGGGCAATAGGATAAAAAGTGATTATAGGGAAACGCTTTCGGATTTGTTGTTGTTAAATTTTGATAATCCTTGGACCGACTGGGCCCACAGTAAAAATTTTAAGTCGCGACTTCAGGCACATGGTTCTCCCGGAAATCTGATCGATCTCTATGCCTCGGCAGATATTCCTGAATGTGAAACTTTCGGATCTATGCCTTACGATATACCAGGACTGCGTAGGGAAATGGAAGATATTAGACAAGGCGATGCAGATCCTGTAATGCTGAAATTTTCTTCCTCGGCGGCTCATATTGCAGGAAAGCCCTTAACCTCGTCGGAGACCTTTACCTGGTTGCGGGATCATTTTAAAACTGCCTTGTCCCAATGTAAGCCAGAAGTGGAAGATCTTTTTCTGAACGGCGTGAATCATGTCTTTTTACATGGCACTACCTATTCTCCGGAACGTGCCCAATGGCCAGGGTGGAAATTTTATGCCTCAGTAAATTTCAACCCCAATCTTTCTTTGGGAGAAGATGAAGAGCAATTGTTTTCTTATATCGCCAATTGCCAATCCTTTTTGCAAGCGGGCAAACCGGACAACGAAACCTTGTTGTATTGGCCTATCCACGATGTATGGAACAGTTATTTGGATGGAAACCTGTTCTTCCAATTCAAAATACATTCCTTGGAGGAGTGGCTGCACAATCAACCTTTTTACGGGACTGCACAGAGTCTCATAAAGTCTGGTTTTGGATTGGATTTTATTTCCGATAGATTTATCGAAAAGGCACATTTTGGGAATGGAGAAATTCATTTGCCCGGAGGGAGTTATAAAAGCTTGGTAGTTCCTACCACCGAGTATATGCCACTCAACACTTTGAAAAAGCTAGTGGACCTAAAAAGGCAGGGGGCACATATTATTTTTCAAAACCTTCCCGAAAACGTGCCAGGTTTTAATAACTATGAGGCTGGGAATAGTGAAATGCGTCAATTGCTGTCGGAAAATAAATCGCTGATTTCTCCTTCAGGGAATATATTTTCCGATTTGGAAATGGCTAGGGTTCTGCCCGAAAAGTTGGTGGAAAGCGGCCTGAAATTTATCAGAAGGGACTTGGAAGGGGACAAAATTTATTATCTGGTAAATCACACCTCAAATGCCATCGACCAATACATTCCAATAAACGGAATATATAAGGAGGTGCTTATATTCGACCCCAATACATCCAATTACGGGAAAGCAATAATAGAGGTTAAGGATGTTGGGACGATGGTGAAGGTACAATTGAAGCCCGGCGAAACATTATTTTTGAAAACAGGAGAAAACTCCGAGTACAAGGATTGGGAATATTTTGAAGCTGGTGAAATTACTTACGGTATATCGGCACCTTGGAAGATATCTTTTTTAAGGGGCGGGCCAGTTTTGCCTGAAAATGATACTATTAGCGACCTAAAATCTTGGACCTCCTTAGGGAAGGATGCAGAGGAATTTTCCGGAACAGCCAAATATGAATTGGAGTTTCAAAATCCAGACAACACTGTACAAGCGTGGTTATTAAAGTTGGGGGAAGTACGTGAAAGTGCCAAAATTTGGGTCAACGGTTCCTATCTTGGAACTTTATGGGCCAATCCCTTCGAAATAAACATTGGGGCACTCCACAAGGGCACCAATAAAATAACACTTGAGGTTACAAATTTGTCCGCCAATAGAATCAGGGCAATGGAACTTAGAGGTGAGGAATGGAAAAATTTCTACGAAATAAATATGGTAGACAAGGACTACAAAAAGTTCGATGCTACCCAATGGAAACCAATGCCCTCGGGTATTTTAGGCCCTGTTACTTTGGTTCCCTTAAAAAAGAATTAG